A single Corynebacterium stationis DNA region contains:
- a CDS encoding phosphomannomutase/phosphoglucomutase, with protein sequence MRNREALDAVIKAYDVRGVVGEDIDEAFVRDVGAAFASLLREENETTVAIGHDMRPSSPQLADAFAEGVTSRGLDVIQLGLCATDQLYFAAGTLNCAGAMFTASHNPAQYNGIKLCRKGATPVGEATGLATIKDKMVEGIAPDDVTPGTVTHRDILSDYADFLNGLVGLKESRPLVVAVDAANGMGGHTVPAVFESLPFDVRPLYFELDGTFPNHEANPLDPKNLVDLQKFVVEQGADIGLAFDGDADRCFVVDEKGAPVSPSAICALIAERYLEKFPSETIIHNLITSKTVPEIVTEHGGKPVRTRVGHSFIKAQMAEHAAVFGGEHSAHYYFQEFWNADSGMLAALHVLAALGQTDKPLSELMAQYSRYHASGEINSTVADQQASQEAILEQLADDIESVDHLDGVTVQLKGTDAWFNVRASNTEPLLRLNVEAKTEDEVTQIVDRVLGIIRA encoded by the coding sequence ATGCGTAACCGTGAAGCACTAGATGCAGTGATTAAAGCCTACGACGTGCGAGGCGTTGTCGGCGAAGATATAGATGAAGCCTTTGTCCGCGATGTGGGGGCAGCGTTTGCGTCTTTGTTGCGCGAAGAAAACGAGACGACGGTGGCCATTGGCCACGACATGCGGCCATCCTCACCGCAGCTTGCCGATGCCTTCGCCGAAGGCGTGACCTCACGAGGTTTAGATGTCATCCAGTTGGGGCTGTGTGCCACAGACCAGCTCTATTTTGCCGCCGGCACGCTCAACTGCGCCGGTGCGATGTTTACCGCATCGCACAACCCAGCGCAGTACAACGGCATCAAGCTATGCCGCAAGGGTGCTACTCCAGTTGGTGAAGCCACGGGACTTGCCACCATCAAGGACAAGATGGTCGAAGGCATTGCGCCCGACGATGTCACCCCAGGCACCGTAACCCATCGCGATATTCTCAGCGACTACGCAGACTTTCTTAATGGCCTAGTTGGGCTGAAGGAATCACGCCCGCTCGTTGTAGCTGTGGATGCGGCCAACGGAATGGGTGGACATACTGTTCCAGCGGTCTTTGAATCGCTGCCTTTCGATGTTCGTCCGTTGTATTTTGAACTTGACGGCACCTTCCCGAATCACGAGGCCAATCCGTTGGATCCTAAGAACCTCGTGGACTTGCAGAAATTCGTCGTGGAACAAGGCGCGGATATCGGCCTTGCTTTCGACGGCGATGCCGACCGCTGTTTTGTGGTTGATGAAAAGGGTGCGCCTGTCTCACCTTCGGCGATTTGTGCCCTGATTGCAGAGCGCTACCTAGAGAAATTCCCTAGCGAGACCATCATCCATAACCTCATTACCTCCAAGACGGTGCCGGAGATTGTCACCGAGCACGGCGGTAAGCCTGTACGCACGCGCGTGGGACACTCCTTTATTAAGGCGCAGATGGCAGAACACGCGGCCGTCTTTGGTGGCGAGCACTCGGCGCACTACTACTTCCAAGAGTTCTGGAACGCTGATTCTGGCATGCTCGCAGCCCTACACGTGCTGGCTGCCCTGGGGCAGACAGACAAGCCTTTGTCTGAGCTCATGGCGCAGTACTCCCGTTACCACGCTTCGGGGGAAATCAACTCCACCGTCGCGGACCAGCAAGCTAGCCAAGAGGCGATCTTGGAGCAGCTAGCCGACGACATTGAGTCAGTAGACCACCTCGATGGCGTTACCGTGCAGCTGAAAGGCACGGATGCGTGGTTCAATGTTCGCGCATCCAATACTGAGCCATTGCTGCGCCTCAACGTCGAGGCTAAGACCGAAGACGAGGTCACACAGATTGTTGACCGAGTATTAGGCATTATTCGCGCTTAA
- a CDS encoding DUF3499 domain-containing protein, whose amino-acid sequence MNEFRRCSRPGCGRPAVATLTYAYSEQTAVVGPLVEEEDPHSWDLCSHHADKITAPQGWELVRVDHIELEDDEDLLALAEAVREAGRVTTGLIDDSTAGGGQDPIDYKANFDGADPQRSNHPVFRTRRVADAHQRRRAHLSVVPDVTPEV is encoded by the coding sequence GTGAATGAGTTTCGTCGTTGTTCCCGCCCTGGCTGCGGCCGTCCGGCCGTAGCGACGTTGACCTATGCCTACAGTGAACAAACTGCAGTTGTAGGCCCGCTCGTAGAAGAGGAAGATCCCCACTCGTGGGATCTGTGCTCGCACCACGCAGATAAAATCACCGCTCCCCAAGGCTGGGAGCTGGTGCGTGTGGACCACATCGAGCTTGAAGATGATGAAGACTTGCTGGCTTTGGCTGAGGCCGTTCGCGAAGCAGGTCGTGTGACCACCGGTCTGATCGATGATTCCACCGCTGGTGGTGGGCAAGACCCGATCGACTATAAAGCCAACTTTGATGGTGCAGACCCGCAACGGTCTAACCATCCGGTCTTTCGCACCCGACGGGTTGCCGACGCCCATCAGCGACGCCGTGCGCATTTGTCCGTCGTGCCGGATGTCACGCCTGAGGTTTAA
- a CDS encoding metallopeptidase family protein — MSPARNHLRPARDRHGRGLRGPLLPQQTPRFRTRGQRFDMEVLEAYSPIHNAYLDELLGLDIAVDTVPRMRLRADISILPDDIVADGPVPLGRIVPAGVDSAGRPTRARLVIFRKPVEARCANRAEREELLGAVLTALVANYLNIDPEVIDPRFNW, encoded by the coding sequence ATGTCTCCTGCGCGCAACCACCTTCGTCCCGCCCGCGACCGCCATGGCCGCGGACTGCGAGGCCCGCTTTTGCCGCAGCAAACCCCGCGCTTTCGCACGCGCGGCCAGCGCTTCGACATGGAAGTTTTAGAAGCCTACTCCCCCATCCACAATGCCTACCTCGATGAGCTTCTGGGTCTAGACATTGCGGTAGACACCGTACCGCGCATGCGACTGCGCGCTGACATATCCATCCTGCCCGACGATATCGTCGCCGATGGCCCCGTCCCCCTTGGTCGCATCGTGCCCGCGGGCGTCGACTCAGCAGGCCGTCCCACCCGCGCCAGGCTCGTCATCTTCCGCAAGCCCGTGGAGGCACGCTGCGCCAACCGCGCCGAACGAGAAGAGCTTTTAGGCGCAGTGCTCACCGCGCTGGTCGCCAACTACCTCAACATCGATCCAGAGGTCATTGACCCCCGGTTTAACTGGTAG
- a CDS encoding WhiB family transcriptional regulator: MTLDELFGAVEQEWQDQALCAQTDPEAFFPEKGGSTREAKRICQACAVRDECLEYALEHDERFGIWGGLSDRERRRLKRQIG; the protein is encoded by the coding sequence ATGACGCTCGATGAACTCTTTGGTGCCGTCGAGCAGGAGTGGCAAGACCAAGCCTTGTGTGCGCAAACTGACCCGGAGGCGTTCTTTCCTGAAAAGGGTGGATCGACCCGCGAAGCCAAGCGCATTTGCCAGGCTTGTGCCGTCCGCGATGAGTGCTTGGAATATGCACTCGAGCATGATGAGAGATTTGGTATTTGGGGTGGGCTCTCGGATCGTGAGCGTCGCCGCCTTAAGCGCCAGATTGGCTAA
- a CDS encoding sugar phosphate nucleotidyltransferase produces MANSVHGAASDDNSGVADVQPATTRAVDAVILVGGRGTRLRPLTIGTPKPMLPTANHPFLQHLLARIKAAGITHVVMSTSFKAEIFEEYFGDGSDMGLEIEYVVEDTALGTGGGIRNVYDHLRHDTVMVFNGDILSGMDLGGILDTHHSKDADLTMHLLNVRDPRAFGCVPTDDDGRVLEFLEKTEDPPTNQINAGCYVFKKDLIATIPENRVVSVERETFPGVLEEGYKVFGHVDNSYWRDMGRPDDFVRGSSDLVRGIAHSPLLEGKTGESLVDPSAGVAGGVLLLSGTSVGRGSEIGAGCRLDGTVIFDGVTIEPGAHIANSIIASGARIGANAHIEDCVIGEGALIGARCELLNGMRIFPGVDIPDAGVRFSSDA; encoded by the coding sequence ATGGCGAATAGCGTTCACGGCGCAGCAAGCGACGATAATTCAGGTGTCGCTGATGTGCAGCCTGCCACCACGCGGGCAGTAGACGCGGTGATTTTGGTCGGAGGACGCGGCACCCGCTTGCGCCCATTGACCATCGGTACCCCAAAACCCATGCTGCCGACTGCCAATCACCCTTTCCTGCAGCACTTGCTGGCACGTATTAAAGCCGCCGGCATCACACACGTAGTGATGTCGACCTCTTTTAAAGCGGAAATTTTTGAAGAGTACTTCGGCGACGGCTCAGACATGGGCTTAGAGATTGAATACGTTGTCGAAGACACCGCGCTAGGCACCGGCGGCGGTATTCGCAATGTCTATGACCACCTGCGCCATGACACCGTCATGGTCTTTAATGGTGACATTTTGTCCGGGATGGACCTCGGCGGCATCCTGGATACCCACCACAGCAAAGATGCGGACTTGACCATGCATCTTCTCAATGTGCGTGACCCACGTGCCTTTGGCTGCGTGCCAACTGATGACGATGGCCGAGTGCTGGAGTTTTTGGAAAAGACTGAAGATCCTCCGACCAATCAGATCAACGCTGGATGCTACGTCTTTAAAAAAGACCTTATTGCCACCATTCCAGAAAACCGCGTGGTTTCCGTGGAGCGCGAGACCTTCCCAGGTGTGTTGGAAGAAGGCTACAAAGTCTTTGGTCACGTGGATAATTCCTACTGGCGGGATATGGGCCGTCCCGATGACTTTGTTCGCGGTTCCTCAGATCTGGTCCGCGGAATTGCACACTCGCCACTGCTGGAAGGCAAGACTGGTGAATCCCTGGTGGATCCATCTGCAGGCGTTGCCGGTGGGGTGCTCTTGCTTTCTGGCACCTCAGTTGGCCGGGGCAGTGAAATTGGTGCGGGCTGCCGCCTTGATGGCACCGTCATCTTCGATGGCGTGACCATTGAACCTGGCGCCCATATCGCCAATTCCATTATTGCTTCCGGGGCGCGCATTGGCGCGAATGCCCATATTGAAGACTGCGTCATTGGTGAAGGCGCGCTTATCGGCGCGCGGTGTGAATTGCTCAATGGGATGCGAATCTTCCCCGGTGTAGATATTCCGGACGCTGGTGTGCGGTTTAGCTCTGATGCTTAG
- a CDS encoding glycosyltransferase family 2 protein produces the protein MNDSTSFSTPSEPGNRAPLGIVTVTYSPGEYLGRFIDSIPTAVSQKARVVLADNGSTDGVPEQTAQQYEWVEFLDTGGNLGYGGGMNAGANALRPMREAGEIDTEYLLLVNPDVEFNAGSIDKLISCARRWNKAGSVGPKIVEPDGTIYPSARAIPSIINGIGHAIFADIWPSNPWSRAYRDDDDMDTERVSGWLSGSCLLVRWDAFDAIGGFDERYFMYLEDIDLADRMSRAGYLNIFCPDATINHAQGHSTAVHSKKMLRAHHDSAYRFISDRYPKPWQAPLRWVIKTGLQVRSRLLSS, from the coding sequence GTGAACGACTCAACTTCTTTTTCCACACCAAGCGAACCGGGCAACCGGGCGCCGCTGGGGATTGTCACGGTGACCTATTCACCGGGCGAGTACCTCGGCCGCTTTATCGACTCCATTCCTACTGCGGTGTCCCAAAAAGCGCGCGTTGTTCTCGCGGACAACGGTTCTACTGATGGCGTGCCCGAGCAGACAGCCCAGCAGTACGAGTGGGTGGAGTTTCTAGATACCGGTGGCAACCTTGGCTATGGCGGCGGCATGAACGCGGGGGCTAACGCTTTGCGCCCTATGCGGGAAGCCGGGGAGATAGATACAGAATATCTTCTCCTGGTGAATCCGGATGTGGAATTTAACGCGGGAAGCATCGACAAGCTAATTTCTTGTGCCCGCAGATGGAACAAAGCTGGTTCCGTAGGGCCAAAGATCGTGGAGCCGGATGGCACAATTTATCCTTCGGCACGTGCTATCCCCAGCATTATAAATGGCATTGGGCATGCGATCTTTGCTGATATCTGGCCTTCAAATCCGTGGTCTCGGGCCTACCGCGACGATGATGATATGGATACCGAAAGGGTTTCAGGCTGGCTATCAGGCTCTTGCTTGTTAGTACGCTGGGATGCTTTCGATGCCATTGGTGGCTTTGATGAGCGCTACTTTATGTATCTCGAAGACATCGACTTAGCAGACCGGATGAGCCGTGCGGGCTACCTTAATATCTTCTGCCCAGATGCCACGATTAATCACGCGCAAGGACATTCCACGGCCGTGCATTCCAAAAAGATGCTGCGTGCCCACCATGATTCTGCATACCGATTCATTTCTGACCGGTATCCAAAGCCGTGGCAGGCGCCGTTGCGGTGGGTAATTAAAACCGGCCTGCAGGTTCGTTCTAGACTGCTTAGTTCTTAA
- a CDS encoding LCP family protein, whose protein sequence is MSSENFRKARDIQPAPTSAPVTTQTGSAAVKTIIALLSVIVLLVSGVGYFTVGRLGGGMSSASNLNLGGDGNGGQGFKDNVDGAVDILLVGSDSRSDAHGNRLSDEELAALHAGVDDGEENTDTIMVIRVPDDGSRATAVSIPRDTYVHDAEHGNMKINGVYAAHKSAKVDELVTANEAASDDSEKLSEKEIEQAGVDAGRAALLDTIRGLTDIEIDHYAEVGLLGFVLLTNAVDGVDVCLNNAVDDPMSGAKFPAGESTLDGAEALSFVRQRYGLPRNDLDRIVRQQAFMASLVNKVLSTGTLTSPGKLSKISEAVERSVIIDENWDVMGFATQMANLAGGNVTFNTIPVTSVDGTGDYGESIVTVDPNQVHKFFEDLAVADPSSEAPAPEEKPADEESSDTGETPVADDLSLHVLNAGTVSGMASGLAAWLEKTGYTIEETSNAMPGVYFESQIVTADPSDPRAIALSEQLGGLPITANEGLDASSLVVVTADDYTGPLDESETEPETSQNEPSPEDTVGTPGEDFGAAEVSPEIDAGGDGPRCVN, encoded by the coding sequence GTGAGCTCTGAGAATTTCCGGAAGGCGCGCGATATCCAGCCTGCGCCAACGAGTGCTCCGGTGACAACTCAGACAGGTTCTGCAGCAGTGAAAACAATCATTGCGCTCTTGTCTGTCATCGTGCTGTTGGTATCAGGTGTTGGTTATTTTACCGTCGGCCGCCTTGGCGGAGGAATGTCTTCTGCCTCTAATCTGAACTTGGGCGGTGACGGAAATGGCGGCCAGGGCTTTAAAGATAACGTCGATGGTGCAGTCGATATTTTGCTCGTTGGTTCAGACTCCCGCTCAGATGCGCACGGCAACCGTTTGTCTGATGAGGAACTTGCGGCACTTCACGCCGGTGTTGATGATGGCGAAGAAAACACCGACACCATAATGGTTATCCGCGTGCCTGACGATGGCTCGCGTGCCACCGCCGTGTCGATTCCTCGTGATACCTATGTTCATGATGCGGAGCACGGCAACATGAAGATCAACGGTGTATACGCAGCACACAAGTCCGCCAAAGTCGATGAATTGGTGACTGCCAATGAAGCTGCCTCGGATGATTCCGAGAAGCTTTCTGAAAAAGAAATCGAACAGGCCGGCGTTGATGCCGGTCGTGCTGCCTTGCTCGATACCATTCGCGGGCTGACAGATATTGAAATTGACCACTACGCCGAGGTCGGCCTTCTAGGCTTTGTGCTGCTGACCAACGCTGTGGACGGTGTCGATGTCTGTCTTAACAATGCAGTTGATGACCCAATGTCTGGCGCTAAGTTCCCTGCTGGCGAATCGACGCTCGATGGCGCTGAAGCTTTGTCCTTTGTCCGTCAACGCTACGGCCTGCCACGCAATGACTTAGACCGCATCGTTCGCCAGCAGGCGTTTATGGCGTCTTTGGTTAATAAGGTGCTTTCCACTGGCACGCTAACTTCGCCTGGAAAATTGAGCAAGATTTCGGAAGCTGTGGAACGCTCGGTGATCATTGATGAGAACTGGGATGTGATGGGCTTTGCTACACAGATGGCTAATCTCGCTGGTGGCAATGTCACCTTCAACACCATTCCGGTTACTTCTGTTGATGGCACCGGTGACTATGGCGAATCTATCGTGACCGTGGATCCGAACCAGGTGCACAAGTTCTTCGAGGACTTGGCAGTAGCCGATCCTTCTTCGGAAGCACCTGCTCCAGAAGAAAAGCCTGCCGACGAAGAATCTTCAGATACCGGCGAAACGCCAGTGGCAGATGATCTTTCCCTGCACGTGCTCAACGCCGGCACCGTCTCTGGTATGGCCAGTGGCTTGGCAGCATGGCTCGAGAAAACTGGCTACACCATCGAAGAGACCTCGAATGCGATGCCAGGGGTTTACTTCGAGTCCCAAATCGTCACCGCAGATCCTTCCGACCCACGCGCCATCGCGCTTTCTGAGCAGCTCGGTGGCTTGCCTATTACCGCTAATGAAGGCCTCGATGCTTCTTCCTTGGTAGTTGTCACCGCTGATGACTACACCGGTCCTTTGGATGAATCCGAGACCGAACCTGAGACCTCACAAAATGAGCCAAGTCCAGAGGACACCGTCGGTACCCCAGGCGAGGACTTCGGTGCTGCAGAAGTCAGCCCAGAAATTGACGCTGGCGGCGATGGCCCACGCTGTGTAAACTAA
- a CDS encoding TIGR03089 family protein → MDMLNHLLNADAAAPRLTVYNESTGARMDFSAQTLENWVAKIANMLEEELELDDDSALLIDLPVTWQAAVIALGALAAGIKFDFANSSLADDDADAASQLQADAVFTSPDKFDLYSVGDVATSFDGSAPDIVLVTDDPFGRGVVEAGGELPSGAIDFGPTVRFYGDDYFGQTTPLPELFPDAGSASRLLSTGWHDKEGFTVSVLHPLAAGGSAVVVSGLTTAERLQQIADNENTTSRL, encoded by the coding sequence ATGGACATGCTTAATCATTTATTAAACGCCGATGCTGCAGCTCCCCGCCTAACCGTTTATAACGAATCCACGGGCGCCCGCATGGATTTCTCTGCGCAGACTTTGGAAAATTGGGTCGCCAAGATTGCCAATATGTTAGAAGAAGAGCTGGAATTAGATGATGACTCTGCTCTGCTGATTGATTTACCCGTCACTTGGCAAGCCGCTGTTATCGCGCTGGGCGCCTTGGCTGCTGGCATCAAATTTGATTTCGCGAATTCCTCGTTAGCAGATGATGACGCTGATGCGGCATCGCAGCTTCAAGCAGATGCGGTCTTTACTTCCCCCGATAAATTTGATCTCTACAGCGTCGGTGATGTCGCTACCTCCTTTGATGGATCCGCGCCTGATATTGTTTTAGTTACCGACGATCCTTTTGGCCGTGGCGTCGTTGAAGCCGGCGGGGAGCTTCCTTCAGGAGCTATCGATTTCGGACCTACCGTACGGTTTTATGGCGATGACTACTTTGGTCAAACAACGCCTTTGCCCGAGCTTTTCCCTGATGCAGGTTCGGCCTCCCGACTACTGTCGACGGGCTGGCATGACAAAGAAGGATTTACAGTCAGCGTTTTGCATCCCCTCGCCGCCGGTGGATCTGCCGTGGTGGTTTCTGGTCTAACTACCGCCGAGCGTTTGCAGCAAATCGCGGATAATGAAAACACCACGTCACGCCTCTAG
- a CDS encoding DUF1801 domain-containing protein: protein MTEFEDVSGVGRPARQALAENGYPNLESLHGANYQDLLAMHGIGKRGLERLQAALVAQGLSLSGNIPEPSPSKNQWTIGHTGVQDKDIKTHAGSDDDLQAYLSTLEGRRVDHAALLLEIFARATGDAPRLWGPSMIGYGEAHYKYATGREGDTFRVGFSPRNAKLSLYGIQESPRWDELSTQLGKHTTGASCVYVNKPEDIDLEVLEVLIRESWEHGPNDC from the coding sequence ATGACTGAATTTGAAGATGTCTCAGGTGTTGGTAGACCTGCACGCCAAGCCCTGGCCGAGAATGGCTATCCAAACCTAGAGTCACTCCATGGTGCAAACTATCAGGACTTGCTGGCGATGCACGGCATCGGCAAGCGGGGTTTAGAGCGCTTGCAAGCAGCTCTTGTCGCGCAAGGTCTCAGCCTTAGCGGCAACATCCCCGAGCCCAGCCCAAGTAAGAACCAGTGGACAATTGGTCATACCGGTGTCCAAGATAAAGACATTAAAACCCATGCTGGTAGCGACGATGATCTGCAGGCGTATCTTTCCACTCTGGAGGGCCGGCGCGTAGACCATGCAGCACTGCTACTGGAGATATTCGCACGTGCCACAGGTGATGCACCACGGCTGTGGGGGCCGTCCATGATCGGCTACGGTGAAGCACACTATAAATATGCAACTGGGCGCGAGGGAGATACCTTTCGGGTGGGCTTCTCACCGCGTAATGCGAAGCTATCGCTTTACGGAATACAAGAAAGCCCACGCTGGGATGAACTCAGCACGCAGCTAGGTAAGCACACCACTGGCGCTTCCTGTGTTTATGTCAATAAACCGGAAGACATTGACCTAGAAGTATTAGAGGTACTTATTCGCGAATCCTGGGAGCATGGTCCCAACGATTGCTAG
- a CDS encoding sulfite exporter TauE/SafE family protein, producing MDIIFSHDALPYIFLGLIIFVGATVQGVIGFGLGTISTPIMALLKPDLVPVVVLCLAFIIACSTLHRAWAETDWKMVLYSNIARLPGTFLAVWALAVLSTNSLQLFIGCAVIFTMVLSSLGWTPKVNAGNTVIAGVLSGFLGTSTSIGGPPMALLMKTFNPAKARGTLAATFVFGSIVSMVTLALGGQVTTYQLKYALIYLPLAVLGLVAANYFNRFVDRKVLNRMVVIVSIGASIVLIAQSLVG from the coding sequence GTGGACATCATTTTCTCCCATGACGCACTGCCCTATATCTTCTTAGGGCTTATCATCTTTGTTGGTGCGACCGTCCAAGGTGTTATTGGCTTCGGGCTCGGGACCATCTCAACGCCCATCATGGCGCTTTTGAAACCAGATTTGGTTCCTGTTGTCGTGCTCTGTCTAGCTTTTATCATCGCATGTTCCACTTTGCATCGTGCGTGGGCAGAAACTGACTGGAAGATGGTGTTATATTCCAACATCGCCCGTCTTCCCGGCACTTTCTTGGCGGTATGGGCACTGGCGGTGTTATCGACTAATTCGCTGCAGCTGTTTATTGGTTGCGCGGTCATCTTCACCATGGTCTTGAGCTCTTTGGGTTGGACTCCCAAGGTCAATGCCGGAAACACCGTTATCGCTGGTGTGCTGTCCGGCTTTCTCGGTACCTCCACTTCAATTGGTGGCCCACCCATGGCGCTGTTAATGAAGACCTTTAATCCTGCCAAAGCCCGCGGCACCCTCGCCGCTACATTCGTGTTCGGCAGTATTGTCTCCATGGTTACCTTGGCACTTGGTGGCCAAGTGACCACATATCAGTTGAAATATGCGCTGATTTACTTACCGCTGGCCGTCTTAGGGCTGGTGGCAGCGAACTACTTTAATCGCTTTGTTGATCGCAAAGTTCTCAACCGGATGGTGGTCATTGTCTCCATCGGAGCATCAATAGTACTCATTGCCCAGTCGCTTGTGGGCTAA
- a CDS encoding NAD-dependent succinate-semialdehyde dehydrogenase: MTANISKVLSRVPTGLLINGQWVDAQDGATFDVENPATGEVIATLASAGEADAMAALDAACAVQDEWAATSPRERSAILSRAFDLVQERAETFATLMTLEMGKPLAEARGEVTYGGEFLRWFAEEAVRDYGRSFPAPEGTLNMITRRKPVGPCLLITPWNFPLAMATRKVAPAVAAGCTMVLKAAKLTPLTAQYFAQTMIDAGLPAGVLNVVCGNSASAISGPVMADSRLRKVSFTGSTPVGKTLLKAAADNVLRTSMELGGNAPFIVFEDADIDQAVEGAMGAKMRNIGEACTAANRFIVHESVAEEFSKKFADKIAALNLGNGLEEGITCGPLVEKKAQDSIASFVDDAVEKGATVLVGGEKLEGAGYFYKPTVLTNVSPDMRVTQEEIFGPVAPIITFSEEDEALKIANDTEFGLASYVYTESIDRMFRVADGLEFGLMGANAGVISNAAAPFGGVKQSGMGREGGAEGIEEYTTVQYIGIRNAYANK, translated from the coding sequence ATGACTGCAAACATCTCAAAGGTCTTGTCCCGCGTTCCAACCGGCTTATTAATTAATGGCCAGTGGGTTGACGCACAGGACGGCGCAACCTTTGATGTGGAAAACCCTGCGACCGGTGAAGTTATTGCAACGCTTGCTTCTGCAGGTGAAGCGGATGCAATGGCTGCACTGGATGCAGCTTGTGCAGTTCAAGACGAGTGGGCAGCAACTTCTCCACGTGAGCGCTCCGCAATTTTGTCCCGCGCTTTCGACCTGGTTCAAGAGCGCGCGGAAACCTTCGCCACCTTGATGACCTTGGAAATGGGCAAGCCTTTGGCTGAAGCCCGCGGCGAGGTCACCTACGGCGGCGAATTCCTGCGCTGGTTTGCTGAGGAAGCAGTCCGTGATTACGGCCGTTCCTTCCCAGCTCCTGAAGGCACCCTCAACATGATTACCCGCCGCAAGCCAGTTGGTCCGTGCTTGCTGATTACTCCATGGAACTTCCCACTGGCAATGGCAACGCGCAAGGTTGCTCCAGCTGTAGCGGCTGGCTGCACCATGGTACTCAAGGCTGCAAAGCTCACCCCATTGACCGCGCAGTACTTCGCTCAGACGATGATCGATGCTGGTCTGCCAGCAGGCGTTCTCAACGTTGTCTGCGGTAACTCTGCCTCCGCAATCTCTGGCCCAGTCATGGCAGACTCCCGTCTGCGCAAGGTGTCTTTCACTGGTTCTACCCCAGTGGGCAAGACCTTGCTCAAGGCTGCTGCAGATAACGTTCTGCGCACCTCCATGGAGCTCGGCGGCAACGCACCATTTATTGTCTTTGAAGACGCCGACATTGACCAGGCCGTCGAAGGCGCAATGGGAGCCAAGATGCGCAACATCGGTGAAGCTTGCACCGCTGCTAACCGCTTCATCGTCCACGAGTCTGTCGCTGAAGAGTTCTCCAAGAAGTTCGCTGACAAGATTGCGGCATTGAACCTCGGCAATGGCCTTGAAGAAGGCATCACTTGCGGCCCACTGGTTGAGAAGAAGGCTCAGGATTCCATCGCATCCTTCGTTGATGATGCCGTGGAAAAGGGCGCGACGGTTCTCGTTGGTGGAGAAAAGCTTGAGGGCGCTGGCTACTTCTACAAGCCAACCGTACTGACCAATGTCTCTCCCGACATGCGCGTTACGCAGGAAGAGATCTTCGGACCAGTAGCGCCAATCATCACTTTCTCAGAGGAGGATGAAGCACTCAAGATTGCCAATGACACCGAGTTCGGGCTGGCATCTTATGTCTACACCGAAAGCATCGACCGCATGTTCCGTGTCGCTGATGGCCTGGAATTCGGCCTCATGGGCGCGAACGCTGGTGTCATCTCTAACGCCGCTGCCCCATTCGGTGGCGTAAAGCAGTCCGGCATGGGCCGCGAAGGCGGCGCCGAGGGCATCGAGGAATACACCACGGTGCAGTACATCGGTATCCGCAATGCTTACGCTAACAAGTAA
- a CDS encoding DedA family protein: protein MDEMLSNFPFWGAWIFMYVLGTLRGQGTYWIGRGASSAATHVGSEEEHDSKWAKIKAWLNSDRTKTGRTLVHKIGVVAVPLSYLTVGLQTAVLAAAGLVRIQWWKFTVAQIPGAIAWATIYSGVGLAGWSAVLAIFTGDGIVPALGLIVVFAIVIVAIVFLTKEVRKQSAAKSKSKAANGNVGDIAAAPAQDDRAKSKR, encoded by the coding sequence ATGGATGAAATGCTGTCGAACTTCCCATTCTGGGGAGCCTGGATATTCATGTATGTCCTCGGTACCTTGCGCGGCCAGGGGACCTACTGGATAGGACGAGGCGCCTCCAGCGCAGCAACGCATGTGGGCTCTGAAGAAGAACACGATAGTAAATGGGCCAAAATTAAAGCCTGGCTCAATAGCGATAGAACAAAGACAGGGCGAACCCTCGTTCATAAGATCGGTGTCGTCGCCGTGCCACTGAGCTATCTCACTGTCGGCCTGCAAACTGCCGTGCTTGCCGCGGCAGGCCTGGTTCGTATCCAGTGGTGGAAATTCACCGTTGCGCAGATCCCAGGCGCAATTGCTTGGGCGACCATCTACAGCGGCGTTGGCCTTGCGGGGTGGAGTGCCGTCCTCGCGATATTCACCGGTGACGGCATTGTTCCCGCGCTAGGCTTGATTGTGGTTTTTGCTATCGTGATTGTGGCCATCGTATTTCTTACCAAGGAAGTACGTAAGCAATCTGCTGCAAAGTCTAAGTCCAAAGCAGCCAATGGAAACGTAGGAGATATTGCTGCGGCACCTGCACAAGACGATCGTGCAAAATCAAAGCGCTAA